The genomic stretch AGGGAACTTGAGTTTCTGGAGAGGAGGTACCGCAGTGACAAAGCCGAACTGCTCATTATATACGGCCGCAGGAGAATTGGAAAGACCGAGCTGCTCCTCCAGTTCGCCCGGGACAAACCCCACGTTTATTTTCTCGCAACGGAAAAGCCGTACCATGAGAATCTCCGAGAGCTTCAAAAGCTCCTCGCGGAATTCCTCGGCGATGAATTATTCAGCAGAGTCTCTTTCCATGATATTGACGAGCTTTTGATGGCCTTCGCCGAGAGGGTACGTGATGAACGCGTTGTCCTGGTGATTGACGAGTTCCCCCTGCTTATAGAACGCTACCGGCCGGTTCTCTCGCTCCTTCAGAGGGCATGGGACTTGAAGCTCTCGAAGGGCAGAATAATGCTGATTCTCTGCGGTTCGAGTGTTTCGGCAATGGAAACGGAGGTTTTGGGCTACAAAAGCCCGCTCTACGGAAGGCGGACCGGGCAATGGCGCTTAACGGAGATTCCCTTCTTCTACATCGGTGAGTTCCTTCCCGGCTATTCGATCGAAGACCTCGTGAAGGTCTGGGGTGTGGTGGGGGGCATTCCGGCCTACCTCCTTAAGTTTGAGCCCGGGAAGGACTTTAACGAAAACGTCGTTGACAACGTCCTCTCAAAGGGTGCCTTCCTCTACGAGGAGGCTGAAATACTACTGCGGGAAGAGCTCAGGGAGCCGGCCAACTACTTCGCGATACTCGAAGCGATAGCGGGTGGGAGGAATAGATTTGGAGAGATTGTGAACGCAACCGGGCTCGACAAGAGCCTCGTTTCCAAGTACCTGAGCGTTCTTCAGAGGCTTGGAATAGTCCGGAGGGAAGTTTCCGTTACTGCAACGGCCAAAGAAGCCAGCAAAAGAGGACTCTATTCCATAGACGACAATTACTTCTCCTTCTGGTTCAGGTATGTCCTCCCGAACAGGAGCTACCTTGAGGCTGGACTGGCGGAGGACGTCTGGGAGCGTTCGCAGAGGAATTTCAACGCTTATATGGGTTCGGCCTTCGAACGACTTGTTGGAAGTCCGGAGGTTTTCATCAAGCTCACCGGCTTCCACTTCACAAAACTCGGTCGCTGGTGGCACAGGGGGGAAGAGATTGATTTGGTGGCGTTAAACGAGCACGAGAAAAATGCTCTGTTCGTCGAGGTGAAGTGGAAAAGTCTTAGCGAGAGGGAAGCGCGGGGGATTTTGAAGGACTTGGAAAGGAAGGGTGAGTTGGTTGGCCTCGAAGACTGGAAAAAGCACTGGGGACTGGTTGCCAGGAAAGTCGAAGGAAAGGAACGGTTGAACGCCGAGGGCTGGCGGGTGTGGGATTTGGGCGATTTTGAAGTGCCGTCCTGAAAATTAACAAATTCCCGTCCAACATTCATTAGTTAACTTTTTAAACCCGCTTCGTAACTTAGGGACGGAACTCATGAGGCCTCCCCGAGAAAAGGCGGGTTTCCCGCCCGAGGGGGCCGAGGTTCGAAAGATTTAAAAAGCCATCCTAGTCAACGAGACTAGACCAAAATATGGAGGTGTATGAAAATGGCTAAGGAGAAGCCGCACGTTAACATCGTCTTTATAGGCCACGTCGACCACGGAAAGAGCACCACCATCGGAAGGCTGCTCTTCGACACCGCCAACATACCGGAGAACATCATCAAGAAGTTCGAGGAGATGGGTGAGAAGGGTAAGTCCTTCAAGTTCGCTTGGGTCATGGACAGGCTCAAGGAGGAGCGCGAGAGGGGTATCACCATCGACGTCGCTCACACCAAGTTCGAGACCCCGCACAAGTACATCACCATCATCGACGCTCCGGGCCACAGAGACTTCGTTAAGAACATGATCACCGGTGCCAGCCAGGCCGACGCCGCCGTTCTCGTCGTCGCCGCCACCGACGGTGTCATGCCGCAGACCAAGGAGCACGCCTTCCTTGCCAGGACCCTCGGTATCGGCCACATCATCGTTGCCATCAACAAGATGGACATGGTCAACTACGACGAGAAGAAGTTCAAGCAGGTCGCCGAGCAGGTTAAGAAGCTCCTCATGATGCTCGGCTACAAGGACTTCCCGATCATCCCGATCAGCGCTTGGGAGGGCGACAACGTCGTCAAGAAGAGCGACAACATGCCCTGGTACAACGGCCCGACCCTCATCGACGCCCTCGACCAGATCCCGGAGCCGCCGAAGCCGACCGACAAGCCGCTCCGCATCCCGATCCAGGACGTCTACTCCATTAAGGGTGTCGGTACCGTCCCGGTCGGCCGTGTCGAGACCGGTGTCCTCCGCGTCGGTGACGTCGTCATCTTCGAGCCGGCCAGCACCATCTTCCACAAGCCGATCCAGGGTGAGGTTAAGTCCATCGAGATGCACCACGAGGCCATGCAGGAGGCCCTTCCGGGTGACAACATCGGATTCAACGTCCGTGGCGTTGGTAAGAACGACATAAAGCGCGGTGACGTTGCCGGACACAGCAACAACCCGCCGACCGTCGTCAGGCCGAAGGACACCTTCAAGGCCCAGATCATCGTCCTCAACCACCCGACCGCCATCACCGTCGGCTACACCCCGGTCCTCCACGCGCACACCCTCCAGGTCGCCGTCAGGTTCGAGCAGCTCCTCGCCAAGCTCGACCCGAGGACCGGCAACATCGTCGAGGAGAACCCGCAGTTCATCAAGACCGGTGACTCCGCCATCGTCGTCCTCAGGCCGACCAAGCCGATGGTCATCGAGCCGGTCAAGGAGATACCGCAGATGGGCAGGTTCGCCATCCGTGACATGGGCCAGACCGTCGCTGCCGGTATGGTTATCTCCATCCAGAAGGCCGAGTGAAGGCCTTCTCTGACCTTTCCTTTACTCCCTTAAGCCTTAGGAGGGACTGAAATGCAGAAGGCAAGGATTAAGCTCGCGAGCACGGACATTAAGGCCCTCAACGAGGTCACCGACCAGATCAAACAGATCGCCGAGAGGACCGGCGTCAGGATGAGCGGCCCGATACCGCTTCCGACCAAGAGGATAAGGATCACCACCAGGAAGAGCCCGGACGGCGAGGGCACCGCAACCTTCGACAAGTTTGAGCTCCGCGTTCACAAGAGGCTCGTCGACATTGAGGCCGACGAAAGGGCCATGCGCCAGATCATGCGCATCCGCGTTCCCGAGGACGTCACCATCGAGATCGAGCTCATCTCCTGATTCCTCTCCTTTATGCGCCGGGGTAGCCTAGCCTGGGAAGGCGCGGGCCTGGAGAGTCCGTGGGCGTTAGCCCGCCAGGGTTCAAATCCCTGCCCCGGCGCCAAAACCTTCGCGGCTTCTTTTCCGTAAAGTTTATTACTCGTGGTAACGATTAACTTAACGATGCGACCATGAGGATAGTCAAGGTTCCCACGGGGGACAGGGTGGGCATCATCCCGGGTGGAATCCCACCGGAGGTGAACCTGGAGATAACGGTGACTTTCAAAAACGGAGTCCTGAGCCTGTGGATCTCCAACCCCAACCCGCATAAAGTTGAGGTCAGCAACGTCATAGAGCTCTACCAGCACGCCGGCGCCTGGAAGAAGCTAGACCTCGGACTGGTCTTTATAGAGCGCCCCATAGTTTTAATCCCCGGCGAGACCATCGAACAGAAGGTACAAGTAAACTTGTTCCCCGGCAGGTATAAAGTCGTTAAATTCGCCTACGTCAACGGCGCGAGAGTAAAGGTCGAAAAGGAGTTCACCGTGTAGTCCAGAATCTTCTCAGGTACAGCCTCATCCTCGCACGATCTACGGGTCTTATACTCTCGCGCATCCAGTCAGGTAAATCCTTCTTTATCGAGTTCCAGAGAAGGCGATAGTCGAGGACTATTATCGAGCCCTTCTCCTCGGCGGAGCGGTGAACCCTGCCGGCGGCCTGAACCAGTTTCCTGTGGGCGGGGAGGAAGTAGCCGTAGTACCTGCCCTTTCCAGGGAACTTCCTCTCGAAGTACCTTATCCGGGCCTGAACCCTGGGAGTGGGCCTCGCATAAGGGATTCCTACTAGCACAACTCCGTTCATCTCGTCGCCGCTGTAGTCCTGCCCCTCGCTGTTCCTGCCCCCCATAACCCCAAGGAGCACCGCCCCTCTGCCCTTCGCATGCGCCTTAAAGCTCGCCACCATCGCGTCGTTCTCGGCGGAGCTGACCCCCTGCTTCTCAATGAATATCGCCTTCCCGGTCTCCTCAAGACGAACCTGGAGATTCGCCGAGAGGAGTCCCTGAAGAACCTCATAGGAGGCCGTGAAAACTCCGACGTTCTTCGGTATAAATCTGGCTGCCTCAACGATGTATTCCACCATGCGGCTGTAAACCTGGAGTGAACGCTCATCACCCCTCGTTGAGACGTCTTTCGCGACAAGAACCTGGGCATTTTCGCGCTTTACCATCCGCGGGAACTTCTTCAGGCGGGTGTTTTCCACGCCCATGACGTCGCGGAATGCCTCAAGCGGGGTGAGCGTTCCGGACATGAATATCGCACTCTGGACGTTTTTGACGAAGCCCAGAGCCTTCGAAGGATCCAGGGCAACCAGTTCAAGGCTCAGCCCCCTTTCCCTGCTCATGAGGAAGAGGTAGTCCTCCCTTCCGGTAAGGGAAAGCCAGAGGAGAAGGAACTCACCTATTCTGCCTATGTAGGAGCGGGGCGGCTTGCCCTTCTCTATCCTGTCCTCTCTTATGGCATCGCCAACCGCCACCATGTCATTGAGTATTCTGACGAGCCTTCTGGTGTCGAGGCTCAGAATGTCAATGACGTGTGCAAAAACGAGCTCCGGCTGAATGGGGGTTTCGTGAACGTCCCGGCCCTTGAGCTTTTCGTCGTGGAGCATCTCCAGCCCCCTGCCCAGGATGCTGAGGAAGTTGGCTATCTCGTGCTCGTTGTACTCGTCGGCCTCTTTTATTGCTCTGTTTACCGTGTGTATGCTTATCCTATCGCTTAAAGCCGAAATCGCCTGGTCGGGCAGGTTGTGCGCCTCGTCGAAGATGACTATCAGGTCGGAGTAGTCGATGTCAAGGGAGCTTATGAAGTTCTCCCGGATGGTGGGGCTGAGGAGGTAGAGATAGCTGGCCACTATAACGTCAGCCTTCTCCGCTATCCTCTTGGTTAAATCGTAGGGACACAGCTCCAGGGTTTCGGCGTAGCTCAGAATCTCGGCCGGATGGCTCGGCTCGCTCAAGAAGAACTTCACCAGCTCGTCGAACTCGGTCTTTTTCTTCTTTTCATTCTCATAGAACTCGCACTTCTTGAGCTTCTTGAGGTTCCTGCAGACCACCATGGCGGTATAGGCGTCGCTCGTGAACTGGGTGAGATACGTATGAAGGCAGAGATCCTTTCTGCTCCTGAGCTCAACGCCGGAGACCGGATTCTTCCCGTTTATCGCCTTCAGCTCCTCTATAACCCTGTCCATCTGCCTGTGGGTTCTCGCGAGGTAAAGAACCTTGTAGCCCATCTCCCTGGCGTAGGGCAGGATTCCAGCTAAAACGCTCACCGTCTTTCCAAAGCCTGTGGGGGCCTCTATTATGGCGTTCTCACCGTTTCTAACCGCCTCCGAAACGAGGTCTATGAATTCCCGCTGATGTGGCCTGAGTTCCCTGTAGGGAAAGTACTCGAATCTTTCGCCCGTTTCGTTCATGGGAAAGAGTTTTAACGGCTCGCTTTTAACTTTTCCCCAGGTGAAGGGCGTGAACGAGAGGGAGCGGAGACTGGTTGAATACTCCATTGAGGCCGTTATAATAGCGTGGCTCGCGTACCTGTTCTTCTATCAGAACTACCTGCTTCACGGCTGGCACCGGGGGTTGCCACTTCCCTCGAAACTGCCCTTTATGGTGGCTGGAATCGTTGTTGCGGCGCTGTTCTTCTGGTACGAGTGGAAGAGATTCGAGCGCGAGCTTGATGGGGGGAAGAAGGTGCCCCTGAAGTCCGCCCTGCCCGTTGCCCTTAAGAACGAGAACCTCCCCGACTCAGACTCGAACGAAACAGAGAACGACGGCGAGACTACGGGTAATGGGGCCCAGAAAGAAGAATGGGAAGAGGTCAGAGCTTCAGCTCCGGAATCTCCTCAAGAACCTTGACGGTCAGCTTAACGGCTGCATCGACGTCGCGCTCGTCAACGACCTCCGTGTTGGAGTGGATGTAGCGCGCTGGAATGCTTATTCCGCCGCTCGGAACGCCGGCCTTGTTGAGGTGTATCGCTCCCGCGTCGGTTCCGCCGCCGGTGAGGATGTCCCACTGGTAGGGAATCTCGTGCTTCTTGGCCACCTCTTCCATCCAGCGGACGATGGTCGGGTGGCAGATAACGGAGCGATCCATTATCTTAATCGCGACGCCCTTTCCGAGCTGGCTTATCTGCTTGTGCTCCGGAGTTCCAGGAACGTCGGCGGCTATGGTGACATCGAGGGCGAAGCCGTAGTCGGGGTCTATGCCGAAGGACGAGACCTTTGCACCGCGGAGGCCAACCTCCTCCTGGACGGTGGCGACAAAGTAAACATCTGCGTCGGTCTCGGCCAGCTGCCTCGCGGCCTCGACGAGGATGTAAACAGCTATCCTGTCGTCGTGGGCGATGCTCACCAAGCGGTGCTTTCCAAGGCGCTCAAGCCTGCCGTCCCAGGTGATGACGGTGCCTATCTTGACACCCATCTCCTCGGCCTCTTCCCTGCTCTCGGCGCCTATGTCTATGAAGACCTGATCCCAGGTCGGGGCCTTGTTCCTCTGCTCCGGCTTCTGGATGTGCGGCGGAACGCTTCCACCGACGCCGTAGACGAACTCGTTCGGGCCGACCCAGACTTTAAACCTCTGGGCTATGAGCGTCCTCGGGTCAACACCGCCAACCGGCGCAACGCGGAGGAATCCGTTCTTCTCTATGTGGGTCACCATGAGACCAATCTGGTCCATGTGCCCCGCGAGCATGACCTTCGGGCCCTTGCCCTTCTTGTGGGCAATGACGTTGCCGAGCTTGTCGACGGTTATCTCGTCGACGTGGGGCTTGAAAGCCTCGATAACAACGTCCCTGACGCCGAGGAACTCGTAGCCGGAAACACCCGGCGCCTCTATAATCTTTTTCAGAAGTTCGTAGTCAACCATCACAACCACCCCTTTCGTTTAGATTTCCATCTAAATGGTCATGCAAGGGATATTTAAGGTTTTAGGTGCTCCAGAACTCCATCAATAGTAATACAGTCGGCACACTCCCTGCGAAAGCCCCTTGCTATGAGGAGGTAGCGCTTTTCCCCCTTCCATGGGGCGTTTTGGGCCTTGGCGATGAGCCTGCCGATCTCCCTCGGGCCATCAACGTTGGTTTTCCATTTCGTCTCTATGAACGTGGCGATGTTCTCTTCCCTGTTGATGGCAACGAGGTCTATCTCGTAGTTTCTCCCCCAATGAGGGCCGATACTGTCAAAGGTAATTAGCTCCCCGTTCAGGTCGTGCAGGAGGTCTAGAACGACCCTCTCAAAGACCCTCCCAAAGAACTCCTGGAACTTCCCTTCGATGTTTCTTCTGAAGGCATTAAAGTCCCCTGCCTCAACCTGCCTGCGGTTCGGTTCTATCAAACTGAACCAGAAGTTCAGGAAGTAATCGCTGATTACGTACCTCGAACGTCTACCGCCGAGGATGGGCCTTTCACGGGTTATTATTCCATAGTAGTCTTCCAGGGCCTCAAGGTACTTCGTTATGCTGCCCGGCTTCATCCCCACGGCATTGGCAATCTCAACGAGCCTGTTCTTTCCACTCGCTATTGCATCGAGGATTGAGAAATAAGTCCTGTACGCCTTACCGAACTCGTCCATAAGGAGGCCTTCTCCTTCAGCCGTTAGCAGTGTGGAGTACCGGACCGCATCAACAACGAGATTCAGTGGGTTGTCCGCTTCGAACACCTCCAAGAGTTCGTAGTACTTTGGGATTCCACCGAAAATACCATAGAACTCAACCTGCTGGACGGGCTCCGTGATTCCAAAATCTTTGAGCATCTCGAAAACCCATCTTGGACGCAGGGGTTGCAGTTCCACGAAGAGGGTGCTCCTGCCGTAGAGGGGGGCTTTCCTGGAGGTCAGCAGTTTCCTCATCATTCCAAGGTACGAACCAGATAGAATCATGAGGAGCGGCTTATCCCGGTTTCTGTCTATGAAGCGCTGGAGGTCAAAGGCTATGGCCGGGTTTACCCGGAGAACGTTCTGAAACTCGTCAAAGAAAACTGCCCCGATGTCGGCCACTTCAAGGTATTCAAACATCTCGGAGAATGTCTCAAACCGTGGAGAATACCCCAACTTTGCCCTGAGCTCCCTGGAGAAGTCCTCAAGGATGAGCTTTTCGCTTTTGACTGGAATGAAGAAGTCGAGATAATCAACGCCTTCCCTTTTGAAAAACTCCCTAACAAGTCTTGTCTTTCCAACTCGCCGGCGTCCTGTTATGGTCACAACCACGAGCCGGGAGCGGGATAGTTTGAGCGCCTTCCTAAGGGATTCCATCTCGCGCTCCCTGTTGTAGAACCTCATTTATAACCACCAACAGGATTATCCTGTAACAGGATATAAAATTTTCGAAGTTTTGCATGTTCCAAAAACTTATATTCTCACCCTCCGAGACCGGACTATGCACGTCCTGCTCGAACTCAACATCGTCCCCTGCACCTTCCTCAAAAGGCTCAACCGCTTCGTGGCGCTGGTCGAGGTTGATGGTGAGGAAAGGAAAGCCCTGGTGACCAACACAGGTCGCTTGGAGGAGTTCATGGTTCCGGGTAGGAAGGCCTTCTGCACGCCCAAGACCGGCGGAAAGACAGACTTCGTCCTGGTCGCCTTCGAGGACCTGGGCGGGAAGGGAGCGATAATTGACACGAGGACTCAGGCGAGGGCCTTCGAGAGAGCTTTGGAGCTTGGTCTGGTGCCCTGGCTGAGGGACTGCAGGATAAAGCGGAAGGAGGTCACGGTCGGCAAATCGCGCCTTGATTACCTCTTCGAATGTCCCGAGGGCGAGGTCTACGCCGAGATGAAGAGCGCCGTCCTGCGCGGCGGGAATAAGGGTGAGTACGCCATGTATCCGGACTGTCCGAGCGTCAGGGGGCAGAAGCACATCGGGGAACTTATAGAGCTGTCAAGGGCAGGAAAGAGGGCCATGATCTTCTTCATTGGCGCGATGCCGGGCGTTGAGAGGTTCCGGCCCTATGATGTGGGCGACCCGAAGATAGTGAGGCTCCTTAGGGAGGCGGACAAGGTGGGCGTTGAAATCCACGCGCTGGGCATATCCCTCCTGCCAGATGGAAGGATCATCCTTGAGAGGCCGAGCCTTGAAATCGAGCTCTAAACCGCCGTCCGCGGGGTTTTGTACCACACCTTCTTGGCTTTTCCCGCCTCCCACAGGCCGGCCAGCGAAATGAATATCCATATCTGGGAGTAGGTGTAGTACATGAGCGGCGCGAGGAGCCAGCAATCAACGCTCCTTATCTTTCCGTCGTAGAGGCCGGCGAATATCTCCAGCAGGAATGATACGTAAACGAAGCTCAGGATGAATCCTGTGAACCACGTGACGTTTCCGAAGGTTACCAGGAGCGCTACGAAGGCCACGTCCGCCACTATGACCGCTATCGCCAGGAGATAGTACACCATCAGCGTGAGGAGCAGGTCAAAGCGCAGGCCCCAGCCGGGAATCTCGCGGAACCTCTTTATGTGCTCCCTCACGGTGTAGACGTT from Thermococcus sp. 21S7 encodes the following:
- a CDS encoding ATP-binding protein — its product is MSRQTFVDRKRELEFLERRYRSDKAELLIIYGRRRIGKTELLLQFARDKPHVYFLATEKPYHENLRELQKLLAEFLGDELFSRVSFHDIDELLMAFAERVRDERVVLVIDEFPLLIERYRPVLSLLQRAWDLKLSKGRIMLILCGSSVSAMETEVLGYKSPLYGRRTGQWRLTEIPFFYIGEFLPGYSIEDLVKVWGVVGGIPAYLLKFEPGKDFNENVVDNVLSKGAFLYEEAEILLREELREPANYFAILEAIAGGRNRFGEIVNATGLDKSLVSKYLSVLQRLGIVRREVSVTATAKEASKRGLYSIDDNYFSFWFRYVLPNRSYLEAGLAEDVWERSQRNFNAYMGSAFERLVGSPEVFIKLTGFHFTKLGRWWHRGEEIDLVALNEHEKNALFVEVKWKSLSEREARGILKDLERKGELVGLEDWKKHWGLVARKVEGKERLNAEGWRVWDLGDFEVPS
- the tuf gene encoding translation elongation factor EF-1 subunit alpha, with amino-acid sequence MAKEKPHVNIVFIGHVDHGKSTTIGRLLFDTANIPENIIKKFEEMGEKGKSFKFAWVMDRLKEERERGITIDVAHTKFETPHKYITIIDAPGHRDFVKNMITGASQADAAVLVVAATDGVMPQTKEHAFLARTLGIGHIIVAINKMDMVNYDEKKFKQVAEQVKKLLMMLGYKDFPIIPISAWEGDNVVKKSDNMPWYNGPTLIDALDQIPEPPKPTDKPLRIPIQDVYSIKGVGTVPVGRVETGVLRVGDVVIFEPASTIFHKPIQGEVKSIEMHHEAMQEALPGDNIGFNVRGVGKNDIKRGDVAGHSNNPPTVVRPKDTFKAQIIVLNHPTAITVGYTPVLHAHTLQVAVRFEQLLAKLDPRTGNIVEENPQFIKTGDSAIVVLRPTKPMVIEPVKEIPQMGRFAIRDMGQTVAAGMVISIQKAE
- the rpsJ gene encoding 30S ribosomal protein S10, which encodes MQKARIKLASTDIKALNEVTDQIKQIAERTGVRMSGPIPLPTKRIRITTRKSPDGEGTATFDKFELRVHKRLVDIEADERAMRQIMRIRVPEDVTIEIELIS
- a CDS encoding helicase C-terminal domain-containing protein, which gives rise to MNETGERFEYFPYRELRPHQREFIDLVSEAVRNGENAIIEAPTGFGKTVSVLAGILPYAREMGYKVLYLARTHRQMDRVIEELKAINGKNPVSGVELRSRKDLCLHTYLTQFTSDAYTAMVVCRNLKKLKKCEFYENEKKKKTEFDELVKFFLSEPSHPAEILSYAETLELCPYDLTKRIAEKADVIVASYLYLLSPTIRENFISSLDIDYSDLIVIFDEAHNLPDQAISALSDRISIHTVNRAIKEADEYNEHEIANFLSILGRGLEMLHDEKLKGRDVHETPIQPELVFAHVIDILSLDTRRLVRILNDMVAVGDAIREDRIEKGKPPRSYIGRIGEFLLLWLSLTGREDYLFLMSRERGLSLELVALDPSKALGFVKNVQSAIFMSGTLTPLEAFRDVMGVENTRLKKFPRMVKRENAQVLVAKDVSTRGDERSLQVYSRMVEYIVEAARFIPKNVGVFTASYEVLQGLLSANLQVRLEETGKAIFIEKQGVSSAENDAMVASFKAHAKGRGAVLLGVMGGRNSEGQDYSGDEMNGVVLVGIPYARPTPRVQARIRYFERKFPGKGRYYGYFLPAHRKLVQAAGRVHRSAEEKGSIIVLDYRLLWNSIKKDLPDWMRESIRPVDRARMRLYLRRFWTTR
- a CDS encoding M42 family metallopeptidase produces the protein MVDYELLKKIIEAPGVSGYEFLGVRDVVIEAFKPHVDEITVDKLGNVIAHKKGKGPKVMLAGHMDQIGLMVTHIEKNGFLRVAPVGGVDPRTLIAQRFKVWVGPNEFVYGVGGSVPPHIQKPEQRNKAPTWDQVFIDIGAESREEAEEMGVKIGTVITWDGRLERLGKHRLVSIAHDDRIAVYILVEAARQLAETDADVYFVATVQEEVGLRGAKVSSFGIDPDYGFALDVTIAADVPGTPEHKQISQLGKGVAIKIMDRSVICHPTIVRWMEEVAKKHEIPYQWDILTGGGTDAGAIHLNKAGVPSGGISIPARYIHSNTEVVDERDVDAAVKLTVKVLEEIPELKL
- a CDS encoding ATP-binding protein gives rise to the protein MRFYNREREMESLRKALKLSRSRLVVVTITGRRRVGKTRLVREFFKREGVDYLDFFIPVKSEKLILEDFSRELRAKLGYSPRFETFSEMFEYLEVADIGAVFFDEFQNVLRVNPAIAFDLQRFIDRNRDKPLLMILSGSYLGMMRKLLTSRKAPLYGRSTLFVELQPLRPRWVFEMLKDFGITEPVQQVEFYGIFGGIPKYYELLEVFEADNPLNLVVDAVRYSTLLTAEGEGLLMDEFGKAYRTYFSILDAIASGKNRLVEIANAVGMKPGSITKYLEALEDYYGIITRERPILGGRRSRYVISDYFLNFWFSLIEPNRRQVEAGDFNAFRRNIEGKFQEFFGRVFERVVLDLLHDLNGELITFDSIGPHWGRNYEIDLVAINREENIATFIETKWKTNVDGPREIGRLIAKAQNAPWKGEKRYLLIARGFRRECADCITIDGVLEHLKP
- the sfsA gene encoding DNA/RNA nuclease SfsA, giving the protein MHVLLELNIVPCTFLKRLNRFVALVEVDGEERKALVTNTGRLEEFMVPGRKAFCTPKTGGKTDFVLVAFEDLGGKGAIIDTRTQARAFERALELGLVPWLRDCRIKRKEVTVGKSRLDYLFECPEGEVYAEMKSAVLRGGNKGEYAMYPDCPSVRGQKHIGELIELSRAGKRAMIFFIGAMPGVERFRPYDVGDPKIVRLLREADKVGVEIHALGISLLPDGRIILERPSLEIEL